CCTCTCATTCAAACAACTAGGTTGGGCTGAATGGAGCTGGCAGTGAGAGGGGAGATGGCGAGAGAACAAGGCTGGGCAAGAGGACGGAGAGAAAGTAAGATAATGGGTATGTAAAACAGCCATTAAATCTCGTCCTTGTTCATTCGTATCTTACACCGACAGGTGGGTGTGCATACCTAATGCATCACATCAGGCGAGTGgatcgcgtgtgtgtgtgtgtgtgtgtgtgtgtgtgtgtgtgctacctgTGCCATCTGTTTGGTCACattcagcagctgctgctgtgttcaGCCTACAATATCAAGGCTAACTCAATATTGCCTCAAACTAGCATTTCCATCAAATGTACTTTACTTTTATGAAAATTATCAAAAGATGAATTTAAAGAGGTATTTTTTCGTTGAGCTCTTGGGGACAGTTGAAAACACTACATTGACTGATCATATAAAGTTGTTATTAGGAATGAAATGCAAACAGATTacaatttacacatccagcagaaacAGAGCAACAATAGAATTTTGAGTTGTGTTTCGGACCACCGGACTAATCtgtcaggtcacaggtgatattTGTCTTtgggtttgtcactacgagCAACCTCTTAaacattacacatagtcatttaatccattgttaatattacaaatattgcaaccctgtctcctaaaaattatTTTCCTATACAACTAAACTGCGTTCTCAATTACGTTTTGAGGAAATCTCCCGGATTACATTTGTTTCAACACGTCCTCCTACCAGTGATAGGCgcacgttgtgaaacggtcacagtttttaaacacgtggttatCGTTATGAATTGGAACAAAACTATGTGattgggttcaggaaaacatTGTGGTTGTGTTAAAACGAGTAGCCTATGTTTGTTAAGTAACTGAACTTGCGTAtgcaagttgaaaaaaagtcaacaagAAATTTAGTCTTCACACAGGAAACAAACGTTTccgtgtttgtttgacccacccatccaccccggCCTCGTTCCTACATTGGACTATAAATGTTGACTTTGATAAGAAATGCATTTGTGAATGTAATTTTTTCTAGGAGACAGGGCTGAATATGGATCAGTGTagctttttcaaaatatttttttacaggcAGTTTACTTTTCTAATATGGTATTctttcaaaaacacatttaagtcTTAGTTTTCTTGAAACAGTTCAGATATGCATACAAATAATGCAATGTATACAATAAAGTAAATTGGTTACATGCACAATTAAACATTTCTTAAGCTCATAAGCAGCTATACAAACAAACCATCACCTTAGTAGCTAGAAAACATGGAAGTCAGAAAAGATTCTGCATTTCTGTTTTAATCAGCACGCCAAATGTATTTTGAAGCATTTTATTATCTGTtcctattttatagttgacacATTGTGTTTCTGTTCTTTCTCACAAGCTGTTCTTTCGTCCTTCTCATCTCCGCTCTCTTTCATACCCCAAATTTCATCCTCCTTTCCTGTCATCCCTGAACCATCATGTTTCCTTGccaggacacacacacccaccctatACATCTATACATACCACTGCGTTGCCCCAGACAGCCCACCACAATGTGGATGCCCCAAGGGAGCTTGGGTAACTTAGTCCCCTCTATCTGCCAACTGCTGTGTCACAAAGAGGCTTgcattactctctctctctctctctctctctctctctctctctctctctctctctctcacacatacttGTTAACATCATtaaacacacactcctacagATACACAAGCACATACTTAATATTTAGGCATGCAAGTGTGTCGATCATATGATAggcgcacatacagtataccatacacacacattttcagcagaTATCAAGCCAAGTCTCTTTCATTGCCGGCTCCAAATTGAAGCTTATaacgagggagagagaggattaagagaagggggggggagtGAAACTGAGCTAATGTCCTTACATACCAACAGGAAAGCTTTAAAGCCATACACACGTTCATTgctacacactcactcacacgacccaaaacacacccacTTCCCAACGATGCACGCTGACAAGGGCATTTCAAGCAATTTTGTCACACTCAATTTTGTTCAACAGAAAATCATTTTATCCTCACTTGTCACCTCTCTGAGTGCAAATGTGTTTAACcaagtctgtgtttgtgtgtatgtgtgcacgcTTGAGTTAGAAGTTGTTATTGGCTGCAGGAATGAAGTTCAGCTCCAGTTTGGCTacaatctacacacacacacacacacacacacacacacacacacacacacacacacacacacacacacacacacacacacacacacacacacacacacacacacacacacacacacacacacacacacacacacaggtttgttaGATAGCAACTGAACACCAGctgaaaatcttgtttttagCAGACCTCCAGTGGTTTAACTTCTCTTTTTGTTGCTGTGATGTAAAAGTGTAAGCCAGGGTGTGTCAGTACACTGCGACATCAGTGTTGGGTGAGGTTACAGGTGCGCCAGACTTGAAATTTTTAACCAGAGAGAGccgtaaaaacatatttttcagcCTGGTGTTATGTTACTCTTTGAATTTAGTGAAATCGCATGACATTATTTCTTGAAGCCTTTTGTTATCACGAGAGAACGAGTGGTTCAAGCTCATAACACACTTTCCCTGCCAGGTCTTCAGGGACCCTCTCAACAGAGTTATCAACATCAGCATCGTTGTGTTCTGGGCTGAGACTTTCATTCACGTCCTGCTTTATTGCTTCTCCAAACCTGTTACTAAACTGAACGATGGTACctaaaaaatagtaaaaaaataaataaaatagtttcaGCTGAATCATATACAGGGGAAATCTAGAGAAACTAAGTCTGTCATTTATAAACCTGCATTAACTGTTTGGCCACTTGGAGGCAGCCCAACAAGccgtaaacacaacattgacatattccATAAGCCCCTctgagcaacattagcattaattTGGTGCTTACAGTGCAAGTTCACTATCCTTTTAGATATGTATAGCTCAATAACTGTGAAAAATATCTGGTTCTTTAGCTGCTTaatgcttcactatgttcaccagctagtcgctaacatTGCCTGTCTGCTGTGGTGCTGGGCAGCTCATGCTCACTGGGTCATTAGAGCTTTTTGAATGAAAACAGCTGCGTGCTGCAGCTCAAAGACTGAACCGAAACAGTGAAGTTGCGGGCcggaaaaaccaaaacaatgagctgaaagatgttaAAACACTCCTTAGAGCTGAGGGGGAAATGCAAAATTGAATGATAATTATCTGTTACATATTGTCGTTTTTTCATAATAAACCTCTTGGAGTCAGCAACAATCTGTAAACCCAACACCACCGTATTATCACCTTTTGCTGCAAAatgttccactatgttcacAAACTAGTTGCTAAGGTAATCTGTGCACCATTTGCTGGTCAGGTAcacgtttattttttaaatttttgccgaaaaaaatgacactgtgaatcaaaacagtaaagtcgTGGTTGAACTGCACAGTCGAGTGATAATTATTAGTGGGTGTGTCACGACAAGCTGGAAATTTCATATTATAATTACAtttctttccattgttaatatcaAATATTACTTGGTGCAGCTTTAAACTATCTAAACACATTATATGACAGTAAAACAAAGGGGGCATCGGGCTAAATTTGTAAAATAAGAAGTGTGTCACTTACCAGCACCTCGCCTTCTTCTTCTCCAGACCAGGTAACCTATAACCAGCACGAGTACCAACACCACCAGCCCACCCACTAGTCCTGAGACCACTGAAGAGGATGAAGTTGCTGTAGGGGTTAAAAGATAATGTAGTAGAGTTAGCGAGGGAGAAAACTAGTTATAATAAGACAAATACACTCTCAAGGACTCTTTGGGTCTTACCAATTACAGTGACTTGAAGTGACTTGGAGGGAACAGAACAGAAGGACATCGAGGACATGTTAAGCCTGTAGACACAGTTATACTCTCCTTGGTTTGTATACTCTATAGCAGGGAATTCAAAGTAGGCCATGTAGAAGACAGAGTGGCCAAATGCTGGCAATGAAGCGACTGTGCTCTTGTTAGACTTCGTCAGATAGAAGAAACCTCCCGCATATGTAGAACAAATGGAGCATGTGATGGAGAAGCTGCTGCCTTTGGTGACCAATATTTTGTCAGGGCTGTAGATCACCATTGCATGCGGAGATGTCAGGGAGATGCTGGGCTTCTCCAATTTCACTGCAGAATAGAAAACCAACTTTTACAAATTCATATGGATCATAAAACCTGATTGCAATCTTGCATAGTCAAATTTCCAACAATTATGTTCAAATGGACAAACAAAGCACACAATACCTATTACAGAGAGCTCAGCAGTATTTCCTTGAGGATAATAGATGACTTGATTGGGTAATTTCTTTTGATATTCACAGAAGTATGACCCCCTTTGGCTGAAGTCCGCTTTAGGTAAGATAAAGGTTGCAGCTTCGTTCTCAGAGATTTTTTCCATTTGAAATGATCCTTGAGTCTTCTTAAGGACGAATGTCCCACCCAAGTGCTCTGTTACTACACTGCAGGTGATCTCAACTCTTTCACCCCAGTTTACCTCCGGAGCCGGACTCAAAGTGATTTGGGGCTTCTGTAGAGCACCTGAAACAGATAAGTGTTTTCATAACAGCAAACGCAGCTTCATCTAATACCTGTTGTAAAGTCATTCACAGATTAAAAATGAGCCAGGTCTCTTACCTAAACAGATAACACCAGCATCTTCACCATGCCCGCAGTTATTTATTCCAAAACCAAGATGCGTACATTGTGTGAGAGCAGACTCTTCGCCTCTACATTCCACATTATCCAGCCATATTGGGCCAGTGCCTCTACCAAAGTGGGCACTTAAAGGAGCAGAAACGGCATGACCGCAGCCAAGCTGTCTACATACCACATCAGCAGTGGTCATTGACCAatcatcatcacacacagtTCCCCACTGGCCTTTATATAAGATCTCCACTCTACCAGAGCATTGACGTGAGCTGCCGACCGCCCGTATCTGTGCTGcatatgaaaaaagaaattaagtGAGTCCAAATGGGACAGTCCTGGAGACATGTATTTACACAGAATTGTAGTGTATATGTTATTGTAATTGCATTTGCATGTACGAATacacatattttcattttaaaacaatacattttatattgtattttgaaagtaCTCTTTGTCCCACCATCATATCTGTTGTAATTTAAACAGCAAAACAACAATGTTGgactgacagaaaaataatgaTGTGGAATATGACTTATGTCACTTTTGTCATGCAGGTGAAACATTAAAGCAATAGTTAGACATTCAGAGTTTTGAAATATGCTAATTTGCGTTTGTGCTGAGCGTTAGTTAAGTTAACGTAACTAGAGCCAGCTgctgtttagcttagcttagcataaaaactggaaacCTGCTAACCTCACCCTGTCTGAAGCTAACAAAACtgaccagcacctctaaagctaacTAATTAGCACTTTATATTTGTTTGTAATTCATTTAGGGTAGCTGTTTCACATTTTTcccagtttttatgctaagccaGAGAATGTCTAATAAGGGGAGAACTTCCACTCTCTGGaaacttccggcttctgaactggttgcagttccactctggttccatataTTTAGTTCACGAGGCTGGTAGAATAGATGGAGGATCTAATAgactatacccctcaaaatccacttttctcagtatataattttttgtctagtaatttgaatgttgcatttgaaaggaggctaagaaaatacacactgctgggtgttagatttttttaagagtcgcttttgttctaaaaacctttttaaaaatgtcgaGTGGGCGATCGCGCCATATCGTACTTGACCAGGAATGCTGAACTTGCCGCGCGCGGCAAgttctgagtcacttcctttttttctccgAGCATCGACAACTTGTgatgacaggttaggctcttcCTGTCAATACACacgctagaaagaggtttgctaatgttttaaagaccacgccgaaatattcactatGACATTCTGGTTCCACTTTGGATGTCATCAAGCGAGACCTctggtcgtaatcagtccttcactgaccaatcagcattcattagcagaatgctagcgtgttatgggtaacaacgactcaacctgtaagacttcattcaactttcgacctataatccatgttgaacttgcaaaaactacaatcaggcgaaagagacaaattaagCCGTCTAGCTttatagactcccattcattttgcactcggTCACCCCCAggggaactctggtggaactgcaaccaaagtcGATTACAATGGAGTTTGAATAGGGAGTGAACAGGCTCTCCGTAGATGGGCTCTGGCTAAGCTTAGCCAACTAGCTTTTGGCTCCAGCTACTTATTTACCTCACAGAAGTAatagtggtatcaatctttacATCTAACTCTTGACAACAAAGCAAATTAatgtatttcctaaaatgtcaaactatttctttaagggATGATTGCACTTTATTAAAGAAGTATGTGTAATTATTAATTTTTACTTGTGTAAACAGTATACATTTGTGAAACAAATGCTGGTGAGGTCATATTTGTCCAACTGTATGAGAGAATTTCTGACATACATTAAAAGCTATTACCTGCACATAGAGCAGAAGCATCATGTTCGTGCCCACACCTTGCTCCTCTGAAACCTTTGAGTGAGCATTGCTGAAGAGATGTCACATTGTCAAAACATGACTTGCTAGCCTCCACTACTGATCCACTGCCTTGGCCAAAGTGGGCAGCGCCAGGAGCACTCAATGCATTTCCACATTCCAGCCGCTCACACACCACCTCAGCTTTACTCAGGGTCCAGTCTGTGTCACAAACCGTTTGCCACACATTGCCATGACGGACCTCTACTCTGCCAGAGCATTCATCTTTACCATTAGCCAACCGGACCTCCAAACTTCCTGTAATGTAGAGTAAACTAAAATGATTATATGGTATCAGACATTTCAAATTCGTCTTAATGTAGTCAAATAGCATTTCGGACATttgcagggagggtgttccagagggatggggctgcaacactaaaagctctgtctccgaaggtacagagtctggggttgggaatggagagcaggccagcatCTGAGGAACGCAGGTTTcggggtggggtgtatggatggaggaggtcggagaggtacagttgggccagggcatggagggacttgtaggtgagaaggaggattttatatttgatgcaggtcttaattgggagccagtgaaggtggatgagggttggggtgatgtgctgccaggtgtgggtgaggaccctggcggcagagttttggacatactggagcctgTTTAGGGGACCCCAGACAGGactccattgcagtagtccaaacGGGAGGTAATGAAAACATGTATGATGGTTTCTATATAATATAAGAACCTGTGACGTGCTGATAAAACACTAATCAGTAGAAAGACAAGTTACCTTGCATCAGAATTTATTCAAGCATAGCTTTAATACAGCCTTAATAGGCAGAGTGAGAcaatctatttttttctttcctttctttcataTGATGGATTTAAAATGTAGTCATTAAGTTAATGGGGACACTGTCACACTGAGAGCAATGAAAAAACTGTGTTCAGCTTGAAAGGTCATTCTTGATCTTTGACCAGTGGCAGAAGTTACGCCCCCCAGCATTTACAAGCCCCTATTATCACATGACCGAAATTCCATACTTAGGTATTTAATAACGACTAAACCATCTTCATGACAACTCTACTGTTTCTGTGAAGGAAGACCAGAACATGTGGTTGAAACACCAAGTAAGTGTGAACTTTTCTGTCAAGCCATGTGGGAATGAGATTGAAAGTGGCAATATATAGAAACAAGTTTTGTAAAACTAAGCGAAAAAAGCCATACATGAAATTGACATAGTTATGGGAGCGATACAACTGAACAACAAACAAGACTGTATtatcttttgtcatttttgtatgCTTTTTCTTACCTGTGCAGACAACACCAGCAACTGAGCTTGTGTTGCAAGTTTTGTCTCTAAATGGTCTTTGTGGGCACTGACTCAGTGTTGACTCCAATCCACTGCATTCAATTTGATCAATCCAGGTCTGTCCCGTGCCATGGCCATACTCAGCCACAGTGGTAAATTTATGAGTCCTCCCACAGTCCAGCTGTCTGCACACCACATTTGCATCATTCACATCCCAGGATTCACCACACACATTCCCCCACTGGCCTTTGTCGTAGAACTCCACTCTTCCAGCACATTGACTGGGCCCATCAGACAACTTCACATTACCTGGAAATGACAGTTGTTATATGAAGTTACAGTCCAactttggtgtttgtttttatttgtgtacttttttGGTCAAAGTTGTAATTACCTAAAAGAAGAAATTgaagttttaattatttttctgcCGTGATAGCGCCCCCTTACATAAGTGTTTCAATTGAAACCCCAGACGGGGGGGCCACCAACATTGTTAGAAGTTGCTGGGTCCCATCTGTGATTTGAGCAATCTTTGCATTATTCCATGACTATGTTAGTTACTCCATGATTTAAATGACAAGGTAACATACGGAGTAATGAGGTTGCTGGACTATTACTGGACTCATTGCTTTGACTTTTGAAAGTCACCATATCTTGACACGTAAAAAAGGGGCAGCTAAGGCTAGCTAGGCCCCCTTTCGGAACCTGCCTCAGCAGGTGTTGAAATAGGCCTAACATGAATGAAAAGTAACACCTAGTGGTAATCAGTGCAAATGTTAGCAAGCTAGGTTAACTAGCCTAACATGCTAGCTTCCACTTTCCAGGTGAAGTACAAACTGAACAGCATGATGGGTCCTCCTAAATGTTCAACGTAGAGACAAATGTCTTTAACCCCCTggtaaagcaaaaataaatgtctgtccTGAGGCTGTGACCCCACaggaaaatgtgttattaaccacCCAGCCAAATCTCAATGACTAAAAAATTCGACACATAAAATTAGGTTtcaaaattgtgaaaaataagCAGTTCTCTCTGCTCTGAGACAacgtggggggtggggggtattAGTTCGCTAGCACATGAGAGCGTGTGAGGGGAATTCAAATTTCAATTCAACTTCAAGTCTTACCTGAACATTCGACAGATGCCTCTTCAAAGCGATCGTGCCCGGTCCTGACATATTCTTTCAGTGTGCACAGTGTGAGAGAGCTCTCTCTACCGCTACAACTGATCGTATACCCTCTTGGATGTCTGCCCTGACCATATGATCCTGAGAACTTGACAGGATCTCCACAATTCATCTCTCTGCACACCACTGCAGTTTCATTCATTCCCCAGTTAAGATTATGTGCTGCTGACCATTGGCCACCATGGTAGAACTCCGCCCTGCCTGAGCACTGGTCAGTCCCATTGATCAGTCTAATGTTAGCTGGAAAGCAAAAGAAGAGAGAATCAGACATTAGTTAGTTGGGGTTTGGACACATTTGAAAAGAATAGCTGGTTAATTCAAATTGTATATGATATTCTGATTGGTATTGTAGCAGAAACAActatgatattattattattaacaataaCCAAGATGATACCTGAGCACACCACACCGGCATCTTCCCCATGACCACAGTTATGTTCTCCGAGGGTGGAATGTCGGCAGTGCATAAGAGACGTCTCATTACCGATACAGCCTACATTATCCAGCCAGATATCTCCTTGGCCTTGACCAAAGAAGGAACTGGATTTGGCTGTCTTAGCTGTTCCACAGTCCATGGCTCTGCACACCACCTGAGCATCTTTGATGTCCCACTCGTCATCACACACTGTTCCCCACTGGCCGTCATGCTGAACCTCCACTCTACCAGAACACCTGTCAGTGCCATTGACAAGCCTTAGTGTTGGATTACCTGAGGACAGATCCACTCATGTTAAAAGTAATGACAAGCTAAAGTCAAATTATGAAATAGTGGGCTTCATCTGTCAAATGTACTCagttttgtagttatttatttatcacaatCAGGCTATTTAAGTAAGTAAGAAGAAGATTTAATACACATAGGCCAATCTTGTTTTTAATGACCACATGTCCTTTGCTATTCTAGTTGAACTGTGCTACAGTACGGTATATTCCTATCTTTTGTGTCTTACCTCCACATGAAAGAGAAACACCTTCACATCTCCCTGTCAATTCTTGAAGTGTGCATTGGGAAATAGAGGTCACATTGCCAGAGCATCTACTGGTATAGGCTCTCAGTCCACTGTCACCCAAATTTAAGCTTTCTTGAGGTGGTTTTGGAGGGCCACAATTGAGTTCCTTACATACCACTGCAGCATCTTTATTGCCCCACTTATTACAAATTTTCCCCCATTGGCCATTGTGGAAGACCTCCACTCTTCCAGAACAGCGGTCAGTCCCATTGAACAATCTGACTGAATCTGGAAAGCAGTTAAGAAGgtattgtatttaaaatgttcaagaaaaatgttaatatttcaaAAATGGCATAAATATGATTTGTGGCAAGTACAACAGCACTGCTTCTAAATATGTGATAATGCACCAAAGACAACTATAACAAGAGGAACAGCAAAAACATGATTGTGCCAGGCTGCAGAGGATTTTCTAATTTAGTAATTTTCTAGTAGAAATTTGGAAGTAATGTTAAAGAAAATTCAAAATCAGTATACATGCAGGagtttaaaaaagagaaagataagTGTGGTTTTTTCAGCTCTTGTTTTGGTGAAGTACAAAGTCATAATTTTGTctgtttcatgtttgtttttttatattgctCTGGCACTCGAAATTGGGGTGTCATCAGGATTTTGAACCTGATTTCATTCATGTAATGTACTTACACTTAGTAAAGCATGTGTTACCTGAGCATACAACACCAACATCTTCATTGTGGTCACAGTTGTGTATTCCAAAACCTCTGTGAGGGCAGTCAGCAAGAGACTTCTCATGACCAGTACACTCAACATCGTCCATCCAAACCTGACCCTGACCTCTGCCGAAAAACGCCTTGTACTGGACGGAGAGAGCACTCCCACAGTTCATCTCTCGACATACAACATCTGCTTCCGGCATCCCCCATCTGTCATCACAAACCGTTCCCCACTGTCCATCGTAGACTTCAACTCGGCCAGAGCACCGACTAGTCCCGTTACTCAGCCGTAGTAGTTTATTGTCTGTCAgatagaaaaggaaaaaaagacaatggcATGTTTTTTCAGAAGCCATCCAAAAGTAACCACAATACGTTCAATACAAAATTACTGACGTAGTTTGAACACATATATGACTTACTTGTACAGACAACAGTAGCATCGGCACAGCTTTCCTTAAATTCCTGAAGTCTGCACTGTGAGAGAGAGCTCTCATTCCCAAAGCACTTGGGTTTGACGCCACCCAGGTCACGTGTCTCTCCAAAATATAGCACTTCAGCCTGATCGACAGGAGTGCCACAGTTAATCTCTCGGCACACCACGTCAGCGTCTGCCTTGGTCCAGTCATTACACACTCGTTTCCAGTTGCCATCATGGTGGACTTCCACTCGACCGCTGCATCGATTGCTTCCGTTGACCACTCTCACATATTCTGCAAAATATGTAGATCGAAACTGAACCAAAATcaacaaatacacaacaaatGATTGTGTGCAAGTAGAATAAACTGCAAAAAAGAATGGACGATTTGAAAAGCTCCCCTGCTCAAAGCCGGAGATAAAACTACATCATTTTAAAATCCGCTCTGCGCTCCATCCAAAATCCTCCTGCTTGAGCTCTGCTCACACGCTTTGCTGACAATACAATCACTAGGTTTTTGATGCAATAATATGATCAGTTGCTAAGATAAATGCTGCGTTAGCTGCTTTTGTCCACAGCTGTATTTCCCAATTTCTCTTGACAGTTCCACATTTCCTGTCTTCATATTAATTGAGCAAGGCACTTGTAATGGAGGGTTTTGTGATTTTTGATTTTATGAGCTTACTCTGTCATTAGAGGTTAGTGCCTAATtaatgtttaaagaaaaagttcaATAATTTGGATAATATGCTTACTCGCTTACAGAcggaaagttagatgagaagattgatataaCTCATATCCAATGAAAATAAGCCAGCagccaattagcttagcttagcagaaacactggaaacagggaTGCGGCTGGCCTGGCTCTGATCAAAGGTGACAAAGTCCACTTACCAGCACCAAAGTTCAATAATCTGCATATCTATTtgtgtaaaaataacaattCGCCTTTTTATGTTTCCCATATTCCCAGTCTTGTCAAGTTGTAAGGTCTTAATGGACATATATGAGAGTAGTATCAATCTTATCAACTCTGCGAGAAGACCAATTTCCCAAAGACAAATGTCCAACTATTGCTTTAATAAAGGAATGTAATGTAGTGTGGAATTTCAGTCGTATCCAACCAGTAATtcaactttaaataaaacacaagtgTGTGCAAAGCAAACATAACTGAGATAAGAATATACTATAAGGATGAACCCAGTCTTACCTGAACAGACAACCCCTGCATCTTCACTGTGGCCACAGTTATTTTCCCCCATTGGTCTGTGTGAGCACTTGAGGACAGAAGGCTCATGACCAGTACACTGAACATCATCCAACCAGATCCTGTTCTGTCCCTCTCCAAAAAAGGCGCCTTTTTCGGCATCAAGAACTGTCCCACAGTTTAGCTCTCGACACACCACGTCAGCGTTGGCAATGCTCCAGTGATCATCACACACCGTTCCCCAACTATCACTGTGGTAGACCTCAAGTCTACCAGAGCAACGGGAAGGCCCGACCAGCCTAATTTTGTCACATTctagaaatgaaaaatgaaagctgTAATGAAATAGCTGTAGGTCGTGTCACCAAACTCAATaacaaaaagtcattttttattaGATTTGGTTGTAGAAATCTAAAAATCTaattgtgcatgtgttttttggcatcAAACATAAATAGAACTTACTAACCTGTAAGCAGTGGTAGACTCAGTAGACCTACAGCAGAAACACATAGTAAAATGTTCAGCCCAGAGATTTGTCATGAATATTTCAATCAATATTGTACAATGAATGCACAGCGTTTAGTGCTGTA
The Sander vitreus isolate 19-12246 chromosome 18, sanVit1, whole genome shotgun sequence genome window above contains:
- the LOC144533393 gene encoding scavenger receptor cysteine-rich domain-containing protein DMBT1-like; this translates as MIFITAEKLHFVFYLSIGLLSLPLLTECDKIRLVGPSRCSGRLEVYHSDSWGTVCDDHWSIANADVVCRELNCGTVLDAEKGAFFGEGQNRIWLDDVQCTGHEPSVLKCSHRPMGENNCGHSEDAGVVCSEYVRVVNGSNRCSGRVEVHHDGNWKRVCNDWTKADADVVCREINCGTPVDQAEVLYFGETRDLGGVKPKCFGNESSLSQCRLQEFKESCADATVVCTNNKLLRLSNGTSRCSGRVEVYDGQWGTVCDDRWGMPEADVVCREMNCGSALSVQYKAFFGRGQGQVWMDDVECTGHEKSLADCPHRGFGIHNCDHNEDVGVVCSDSVRLFNGTDRCSGRVEVFHNGQWGKICNKWGNKDAAVVCKELNCGPPKPPQESLNLGDSGLRAYTSRCSGNVTSISQCTLQELTGRCEGVSLSCGGNPTLRLVNGTDRCSGRVEVQHDGQWGTVCDDEWDIKDAQVVCRAMDCGTAKTAKSSSFFGQGQGDIWLDNVGCIGNETSLMHCRHSTLGEHNCGHGEDAGVVCSANIRLINGTDQCSGRAEFYHGGQWSAAHNLNWGMNETAVVCREMNCGDPVKFSGSYGQGRHPRGYTISCSGRESSLTLCTLKEYVRTGHDRFEEASVECSGNVKLSDGPSQCAGRVEFYDKGQWGNVCGESWDVNDANVVCRQLDCGRTHKFTTVAEYGHGTGQTWIDQIECSGLESTLSQCPQRPFRDKTCNTSSVAGVVCTGSLEVRLANGKDECSGRVEVRHGNVWQTVCDTDWTLSKAEVVCERLECGNALSAPGAAHFGQGSGSVVEASKSCFDNVTSLQQCSLKGFRGARCGHEHDASALCAAQIRAVGSSRQCSGRVEILYKGQWGTVCDDDWSMTTADVVCRQLGCGHAVSAPLSAHFGRGTGPIWLDNVECRGEESALTQCTHLGFGINNCGHGEDAGVICLGALQKPQITLSPAPEVNWGERVEITCSVVTEHLGGTFVLKKTQGSFQMEKISENEAATFILPKADFSQRGSYFCEYQKKLPNQVIYYPQGNTAELSVIVKLEKPSISLTSPHAMVIYSPDKILVTKGSSFSITCSICSTYAGGFFYLTKSNKSTVASLPAFGHSVFYMAYFEFPAIEYTNQGEYNCVYRLNMSSMSFCSVPSKSLQVTVIATSSSSVVSGLVGGLVVLVLVLVIGYLVWRRRRRGAGTIVQFSNRFGEAIKQDVNESLSPEHNDADVDNSVERVPEDLAGKVCYELEPLVLS